A genomic stretch from Dissulfurispira thermophila includes:
- a CDS encoding redoxin domain-containing protein: MKINKEIIAKISLTLLPFSLFLCLYLFALPISTQALLTTGTQAPDFTLKDIDGRAVSLSQYFQKKAVIVLFWSTRYKVEFTWGYLLLLCLCTCKKWTDKANNGCL, from the coding sequence GTGAAGATCAATAAAGAGATAATAGCAAAAATTTCCCTTACGCTGTTGCCTTTTTCTTTATTTCTTTGCCTTTACCTTTTTGCTCTACCTATTTCTACACAGGCGTTGCTCACCACAGGGACACAAGCGCCTGATTTTACACTCAAGGATATAGATGGTAGGGCTGTTAGCCTTTCACAATATTTCCAGAAAAAGGCGGTTATAGTCCTTTTCTGGTCCACAAGGTATAAAGTTGAATTCACATGGGGCTATCTATTATTATTATGCCTATGCACTTGCAAAAAATGGACAGATAAAGCAAACAATGGATGCCTTTGA
- a CDS encoding sigma-54-dependent transcriptional regulator, translating to MIQAKILVIDDESFITWSLKQHLEKEGYEVFTAESGEEGLEVFRTELPDIILLDIHLPGINGLETLEAIRKINKEVIVVIITAHGDIETAVSAIKLGAYDFVEKPFDLNRISVLVKKALETINLKREVTYLREEQYDKYSFNNIIGSSKAMKDVIALAKKVAESDANIILIQGESGTGKNLIARAIHYHSARASEPFVEVTSTAIPDTLIESELFGFEKGAFTDAKASKKGLFELASGGTLYLDEIGDIKPATQAKLLRVIEEKTFKRIGGLKDIVVNVRIIAATNKNLENAVKDGTFRADLYYRLKVIPIFIPPLRERKGDIIPLAMHYIRLFNREFKKNVKGISPEAEKLLMNYPWYGNTRELKNVIERICILEDTDIIYPEHIPSELVDYVGNAEVPTAEEEKASFNIPPEGLSLKNVERDLITKALQMVNGNQTRAARLLGISRDALRYKMQKFGLL from the coding sequence TTGATTCAGGCAAAGATTCTTGTTATAGATGATGAAAGCTTTATAACATGGTCACTTAAACAGCATCTTGAAAAAGAGGGGTATGAAGTTTTCACTGCTGAATCAGGTGAAGAAGGACTTGAAGTATTCAGGACAGAACTGCCTGACATCATTCTCCTTGATATTCACCTTCCGGGGATAAATGGTCTCGAGACCCTTGAAGCTATAAGAAAAATCAATAAAGAAGTTATTGTAGTTATCATAACTGCCCATGGAGATATAGAGACAGCAGTTTCTGCTATAAAATTAGGGGCGTATGATTTTGTAGAAAAACCTTTTGATCTAAACAGGATATCTGTTCTTGTTAAAAAGGCATTGGAAACTATAAACCTGAAAAGAGAGGTTACATATCTCAGGGAAGAACAATATGACAAATATAGTTTTAACAATATAATAGGCTCGTCTAAGGCTATGAAAGATGTCATAGCCCTTGCAAAGAAGGTGGCAGAGAGCGATGCCAATATCATACTTATTCAGGGAGAGAGTGGCACAGGTAAAAACCTCATAGCACGGGCTATTCATTATCACAGCGCAAGGGCATCTGAACCATTTGTCGAGGTTACATCTACAGCTATTCCTGATACGCTGATCGAGAGTGAGTTGTTTGGCTTTGAAAAGGGTGCTTTTACAGATGCAAAGGCATCTAAAAAGGGACTTTTTGAGCTTGCCAGCGGCGGTACTCTCTATCTCGATGAGATAGGAGATATTAAACCTGCTACACAGGCAAAATTGTTGAGGGTTATCGAGGAAAAGACATTCAAAAGGATAGGTGGGCTTAAGGATATAGTTGTGAATGTAAGAATTATTGCTGCCACAAACAAGAATCTTGAAAATGCGGTTAAAGACGGTACTTTTAGGGCAGACCTTTATTACAGACTCAAGGTTATTCCTATATTTATACCACCATTGAGAGAGAGAAAAGGTGACATAATCCCTCTCGCTATGCATTATATCAGGCTTTTTAACAGGGAATTTAAGAAGAATGTAAAAGGCATTTCTCCTGAGGCTGAAAAACTACTTATGAATTATCCATGGTACGGCAATACAAGAGAACTTAAAAATGTGATAGAAAGAATATGCATCCTTGAAGATACAGATATCATATATCCTGAGCATATACCATCAGAACTTGTTGATTATGTTGGTAACGCGGAAGTTCCAACTGCAGAAGAGGAAAAGGCATCATTCAATATTCCTCCTGAGGGGCTTTCACTTAAGAATGTAGAAAGAGATTTGATCACAAAGGCACTCCAGATGGTTAATGGTAACCAGACAAGGGCTGCGAGACTGCTCGGCATATCGAGAGATGCTCTCAGATATAAGATGCAGAAGTTCGGACTGCTGTGA
- a CDS encoding redoxin domain-containing protein produces MKASFERERILIVQAIVFIALIAGSFIYTATAQALLQIGTQAPEFTLKDIGGRDVSLSQYSQKKAVVILFWSTWSAKSPNALKRFEAFYKKYKDKGIQVLGVNADSQTISNEDMEKIKKLVKDFDITFPMLMDRGLKTFHEYSVIALPSTIIISDGKIAYELPGLPLVGTEDMFDYLLLLAGEQPRKKMEPKYKPKHDAIADTNLGRGFVKRKKYDMAYPLFKKAIEKDPKYMLPYVELAKLYELEGKNKEAEEIFKNALNIEPGNVAVMSEFGYFLTKLGRIKEAIEILDRAVKKNSYTPAYYYHAYALAKNGQLKDSLGAFETALSMNPYDPKLYSLRGEIYKDSKMLKEAASDYKKALELILKIKE; encoded by the coding sequence ATGAAGGCATCCTTTGAAAGAGAGAGAATACTGATTGTACAGGCAATAGTGTTTATTGCTTTGATCGCCGGCTCTTTTATTTATACTGCTACTGCACAGGCATTGCTCCAGATAGGGACACAGGCGCCTGAGTTTACACTTAAGGACATAGGAGGTAGAGATGTAAGTCTTTCCCAATATTCACAAAAAAAAGCGGTTGTTATTCTGTTTTGGTCAACATGGAGCGCCAAATCTCCCAATGCCCTCAAGAGATTTGAAGCCTTTTATAAAAAATATAAGGACAAAGGAATACAGGTGCTCGGAGTTAATGCCGACAGCCAGACTATTTCAAATGAAGACATGGAGAAAATAAAAAAACTTGTTAAAGATTTTGATATTACCTTCCCAATGCTTATGGACAGGGGTTTAAAGACATTTCACGAATATAGTGTTATAGCACTTCCATCTACGATAATCATATCCGATGGCAAGATAGCCTATGAACTCCCAGGACTGCCGCTTGTAGGCACAGAGGATATGTTTGATTATCTCCTTTTACTTGCAGGCGAGCAGCCTAGAAAAAAGATGGAGCCAAAATATAAGCCAAAACATGATGCAATAGCAGATACAAACCTCGGAAGGGGATTTGTAAAGAGAAAAAAATACGATATGGCATACCCGCTATTTAAGAAGGCTATAGAGAAGGATCCGAAGTATATGCTTCCGTATGTGGAGCTTGCAAAGCTTTATGAACTGGAAGGTAAAAACAAGGAGGCTGAAGAGATATTTAAGAACGCTCTTAATATAGAACCTGGAAATGTGGCTGTTATGAGCGAATTTGGCTATTTTCTTACAAAGCTCGGCAGGATAAAGGAAGCCATTGAAATCCTTGACAGAGCAGTGAAAAAGAATTCTTATACGCCGGCTTATTATTATCATGCCTATGCCCTTGCAAAAAATGGACAGTTAAAGGATTCTCTCGGTGCTTTTGAGACTGCCCTCTCAATGAACCCTTATGATCCAAAACTATACTCATTGAGAGGAGAGATTTATAAGGACAGCAAGATGCTAAAAGAGGCTGCATCTGATTACAAAAAAGCTCTTGAGCTTATTCTGAAAATAAAAGAATAA
- a CDS encoding sensor histidine kinase produces the protein MMNIFKSVRFRLLILSLLAVFVITSVIVMSDVIDTNERLIEAQKEKAVLLSDTIKQSIMLLMLENRWKKLQTLIEDLSKSNPELKEVRIFHPISGRIIISNKIEDVGERIYEKDWNRFVKQEEFPFIIKKYGSMFATRVLSIKNMPPCHKCHSPEQKTLGVLDVEISLAVAQESIKASTYKHVTGLVVGFVIISLIFLIGGERLINAPLRELTDVMKRVESGDLSVRVKENKKDEFGYLSRAFNHMIDALESAKKEIERCHMEQMERASKLASLGEIISGIAHEIKNPLAGISCAIQVFNAELSDNDSKKSVILEILNQVNRLDRIVKDLLSYAKPKPPMLVPSKLHEILDKALFFVYPEAKGRNIVIDNRIDSEIPEILVDPDQIQQVFLNMIINAVHAMPNGGMLIISASKKDRQELQDVIKRQLQDEKFIAIEFQDTGKGISPEDLPYIFEPFFTKKTKGTGLGLSISRKIIMEHGGGISVKSELGKGSIFTVYLPMKD, from the coding sequence ATGATGAATATATTTAAAAGTGTAAGATTCAGACTGCTGATATTATCGCTTCTTGCTGTATTTGTTATTACATCTGTTATTGTCATGTCGGATGTGATAGATACAAATGAAAGACTCATTGAAGCCCAAAAGGAAAAGGCAGTGTTGTTATCCGATACAATCAAACAGAGCATAATGCTGCTTATGCTCGAGAATAGATGGAAAAAACTCCAGACATTAATAGAAGACTTATCGAAAAGCAATCCTGAATTAAAAGAGGTGAGGATATTTCATCCTATTTCAGGTCGTATCATTATTTCTAACAAAATCGAAGATGTCGGGGAGAGGATATATGAAAAAGACTGGAATAGATTTGTAAAACAAGAAGAATTTCCGTTTATAATAAAAAAGTACGGCAGTATGTTTGCTACCCGTGTGTTATCAATTAAAAACATGCCGCCATGCCATAAATGTCATTCTCCCGAGCAGAAAACACTGGGAGTCCTTGATGTTGAGATTTCCCTTGCAGTTGCCCAAGAATCCATAAAGGCATCAACATATAAACATGTCACAGGGCTTGTCGTAGGATTTGTCATAATAAGTTTGATATTTCTTATTGGTGGTGAAAGACTCATCAATGCCCCTTTAAGAGAATTAACAGATGTGATGAAAAGGGTGGAATCAGGAGATTTGTCAGTCAGGGTAAAAGAAAACAAAAAGGATGAATTTGGATATCTATCAAGAGCATTTAATCATATGATAGATGCATTGGAGTCTGCAAAAAAGGAAATAGAGCGATGTCATATGGAGCAGATGGAAAGGGCATCAAAGCTTGCATCACTTGGAGAGATTATATCGGGGATAGCGCATGAGATAAAAAATCCTCTTGCTGGCATAAGCTGTGCTATTCAGGTATTTAATGCAGAATTGAGTGACAATGACAGTAAAAAATCTGTTATTCTTGAGATTTTAAATCAAGTAAACAGGCTTGATAGGATAGTCAAGGACCTTTTGAGCTATGCAAAACCAAAACCTCCGATGTTAGTACCGTCAAAGCTTCACGAAATTTTAGATAAAGCACTTTTCTTTGTTTATCCAGAGGCAAAAGGGCGAAACATAGTTATTGATAATCGAATTGACAGTGAGATCCCTGAGATACTTGTTGATCCTGATCAAATACAGCAGGTGTTTTTGAACATGATTATAAATGCTGTTCATGCAATGCCAAACGGCGGCATGCTTATAATATCAGCATCTAAGAAAGACAGACAGGAACTACAAGATGTGATAAAAAGGCAGCTACAGGATGAGAAGTTTATAGCTATTGAGTTTCAGGATACAGGCAAGGGTATATCACCAGAGGACTTGCCGTATATATTCGAACCATTTTTTACAAAAAAGACAAAAGGGACAGGTCTCGGATTATCTATAAGCAGGAAGATTATAATGGAACACGGCGGTGGCATTAGTGTAAAAAGCGAACTTGGTAAGGGAAGCATATTTACGGTATACTTACCGATGAAAGATTAG
- a CDS encoding cytochrome c3 family protein, whose translation MGDTKDKRIRSIVLVLSLLITALILSFYLSENNSVVNAQNKESCVTDKCHSKMGKDKFVHGPAAVGDCLACHTGDATRHKESPARNKFAPIKNVGELCYKCHDRVDTKKGVHKPVKEGNCSKCHDPHQSPYRYQLRGDGQNLCFMCHDKKIAAGKFVHGPVAVGGCSMCHNPHQTDFPKLLNASGNDVCFICHTDKAEAFKGKKFVHKPVREKCTNCHSPHAGDYKYNFKADGSQELCFGCHKDKKEWIANVKNKHGGLETDKKCLACHDPHVSDYVKQLVKEPMDVCMNCHDKPLDTPNGKIVDMKSYLAKYKDWHGPIKQKDCSACHNTHGSDNFRILRKYFPPVFYAPFDLKNYELCFNCHEKTLVLDAKTITLTGFRNGDQNLHFVHVNKAIKGRTCRACHDAHATNNPKHIRDAVPFGAWGLPVGFQKNANGGSCLPGCHQKFEYNRINPVKNR comes from the coding sequence ATGGGGGATACAAAAGACAAGAGAATTAGAAGTATCGTATTGGTTTTATCTTTATTAATTACTGCATTAATCTTATCCTTTTATCTATCAGAAAATAATTCTGTTGTAAATGCTCAAAACAAAGAATCATGTGTTACAGATAAGTGCCACAGCAAGATGGGAAAGGACAAGTTTGTTCATGGTCCTGCAGCAGTAGGGGACTGTCTGGCCTGTCATACTGGTGATGCAACGAGGCATAAGGAGTCTCCGGCAAGAAATAAATTCGCACCAATAAAAAATGTTGGAGAATTGTGTTATAAGTGCCATGATAGAGTGGATACCAAGAAAGGCGTACATAAGCCGGTCAAAGAAGGCAATTGCTCAAAATGCCACGACCCCCACCAATCACCTTACAGATACCAACTTCGCGGAGACGGCCAGAATCTCTGCTTTATGTGCCATGATAAAAAGATTGCCGCTGGAAAATTTGTTCACGGTCCTGTTGCAGTCGGAGGATGCTCAATGTGTCACAATCCTCACCAGACAGATTTCCCGAAATTATTAAATGCATCAGGAAATGATGTCTGCTTTATATGTCATACAGATAAGGCTGAGGCGTTTAAGGGCAAGAAATTTGTCCATAAGCCTGTCCGTGAAAAGTGTACCAATTGCCACAGCCCTCACGCAGGCGACTATAAATATAATTTCAAGGCAGATGGTTCGCAGGAATTATGCTTCGGATGTCATAAGGATAAAAAAGAATGGATAGCTAATGTAAAAAACAAACATGGCGGTCTTGAGACAGATAAAAAATGTCTTGCATGTCATGACCCGCATGTCTCTGATTATGTGAAGCAGTTAGTAAAAGAGCCTATGGATGTATGTATGAATTGCCATGACAAACCCCTTGATACCCCTAACGGGAAGATTGTTGATATGAAATCATATTTAGCAAAGTACAAAGACTGGCATGGTCCTATAAAGCAGAAAGATTGTTCGGCATGTCACAATACTCATGGTTCTGATAATTTCAGGATACTCAGGAAATACTTCCCGCCAGTATTTTATGCACCATTTGATCTCAAAAATTATGAACTTTGCTTTAACTGCCACGAAAAGACCCTTGTTCTTGATGCAAAAACAATTACACTGACAGGGTTCAGGAATGGCGACCAAAATCTTCATTTTGTGCATGTGAATAAAGCGATTAAGGGACGAACATGCAGGGCGTGCCATGATGCACACGCAACCAATAATCCGAAACACATAAGGGATGCTGTGCCTTTCGGTGCATGGGGATTACCCGTAGGATTTCAGAAGAATGCAAACGGCGGCTCATGCCTTCCGGGCTGTCACCAGAAATTCGAATACAACAGGATAAACCCAGTTAAAAACAGATAA
- a CDS encoding cytochrome c3 family protein — protein sequence MKGKILIVMVVAIALLCAGVALAGISATKHNLSSTGPGTVKASAGQQNDEICVYCHTPHFANTGFTGAPLWNKATPAGSYTMYGTTIAGTTPDATPNGITKACLSCHDGVSAINSIVNEAGSGKSGPANVAFGTTAAGTAFTMPAGATNLGTSLADDHPVSITYTAGKASLNPTTTTLTGWTGASTIADLLRNGKVECSSCHDPHTSATSLFLRVSNSGSALCLGCHGK from the coding sequence ATGAAAGGAAAGATCTTAATAGTAATGGTAGTAGCAATTGCACTCTTATGTGCAGGTGTTGCACTGGCAGGCATTTCAGCCACAAAGCATAACCTGTCTTCAACAGGTCCTGGCACAGTTAAGGCAAGTGCAGGACAGCAGAATGATGAAATCTGTGTATATTGTCATACTCCTCACTTTGCTAACACAGGCTTTACAGGAGCACCGCTGTGGAACAAAGCAACTCCAGCAGGCAGTTATACCATGTATGGGACAACTATAGCAGGCACAACTCCTGATGCAACACCTAATGGTATTACAAAGGCATGTCTTTCCTGCCATGACGGCGTAAGCGCTATCAACTCAATCGTTAATGAGGCTGGCTCAGGAAAGAGTGGACCTGCTAATGTAGCATTCGGTACAACAGCAGCAGGAACAGCATTCACAATGCCTGCAGGTGCAACAAATCTCGGCACAAGCCTTGCTGATGACCATCCAGTATCAATCACTTATACTGCTGGTAAGGCAAGTCTTAACCCAACAACAACAACACTTACAGGCTGGACAGGTGCAAGCACAATTGCTGACTTATTAAGAAATGGTAAGGTTGAGTGCTCAAGCTGCCACGACCCACATACAAGTGCTACAAGCTTATTCTTAAGGGTGTCCAACTCAGGAAGTGCGCTTTGCCTTGGCTGTCACGGCAAATAA
- a CDS encoding cytochrome c3 family protein: protein MKKLCIIFCLFFSLVSAFAFDSGRFSIISPFDYSMVEGELNTVVIKLSSNIDAISIARNGEEIFKVTNIKGKEYLCKTIKLGFGPNEIVVNAFEGSKVESRKVTVFYRSDISREFRINPPEFQKKPFHREDNEKVCVSCHNMKISEKDIKPQMPVDSMCYPCHKKITEYGYVHGPVATWNCLSCHEQNAKPVKYVTRQPEKELCFVCHKEKKEEWMSKKYWHGPTATGKCSICHNPHATDNISWLKKPSWDLCVTCHEDRASGRHVIAGFVFGSSHPTKGRPDPLRPGKKLSCASCHNPHAANSRALFANDTISPGSLCQMCHKK, encoded by the coding sequence TTGAAAAAACTGTGTATAATTTTTTGTCTTTTTTTCTCTCTTGTTTCGGCATTTGCTTTTGATTCAGGGAGATTCTCCATAATTAGTCCTTTTGATTATAGTATGGTCGAAGGCGAACTGAACACTGTTGTTATAAAATTAAGCAGCAATATAGATGCAATCTCTATTGCCAGGAATGGAGAAGAGATATTTAAAGTAACCAATATTAAAGGCAAGGAATATTTATGCAAAACAATTAAGCTTGGGTTTGGCCCAAATGAAATAGTTGTAAATGCCTTTGAAGGCAGTAAGGTTGAGTCCAGAAAGGTTACGGTTTTTTACAGGTCGGATATATCGAGGGAATTCAGGATTAATCCTCCAGAATTTCAGAAAAAGCCATTTCACAGGGAAGATAATGAAAAGGTATGTGTTTCATGCCATAATATGAAGATATCAGAAAAGGACATAAAACCACAGATGCCAGTTGATTCTATGTGTTATCCATGCCATAAAAAGATAACAGAATATGGCTATGTCCATGGTCCTGTTGCTACATGGAATTGTTTATCATGTCATGAGCAAAATGCAAAACCAGTAAAATATGTTACCCGCCAACCAGAGAAAGAATTATGTTTTGTGTGCCATAAGGAAAAAAAGGAGGAGTGGATGTCTAAGAAATACTGGCATGGACCCACTGCAACAGGAAAGTGCAGCATATGCCACAATCCTCATGCTACAGACAATATTTCATGGCTTAAAAAACCATCGTGGGATTTGTGCGTTACATGTCATGAGGATAGGGCGTCGGGGAGACATGTAATTGCCGGATTTGTTTTTGGGTCTTCACATCCTACAAAGGGCAGACCCGATCCACTGCGCCCTGGAAAGAAGCTTTCGTGCGCAAGCTGTCATAACCCCCATGCCGCTAATTCAAGGGCTTTATTTGCCAACGATACCATTAGCCCTGGCAGTTTGTGTCAGATGTGTCATAAAAAATAG
- a CDS encoding tetratricopeptide repeat protein, with translation MRKDRSQKTDFQKENRLKALGLRLSSVFCSLFLALTFSFVPIVYAQQEKAVSLYNESVKLFEDGNIDRAIEAIKEAINADPNYPEAYDHLGYILLKKGRVDEAINAFNSALKINPRMRTSKTGIGLALIKKGDLKGAESILKEALILNPYPSMTHYVLGLVYEKLGDYEKAIMHYKEGIKTYKVRIGKE, from the coding sequence TTGAGGAAAGACAGAAGCCAGAAGACAGACTTTCAGAAGGAAAATAGGCTTAAGGCTTTAGGCTTAAGGCTGTCCTCTGTCTTTTGTTCTCTGTTCTTAGCCTTAACCTTTTCTTTTGTGCCTATTGTCTATGCCCAGCAGGAAAAGGCAGTCTCTCTCTATAATGAGTCTGTTAAACTGTTTGAAGATGGCAATATAGACAGGGCAATAGAGGCCATTAAAGAAGCAATTAATGCAGACCCGAATTATCCTGAGGCTTACGACCACTTAGGTTATATACTTCTAAAAAAAGGACGGGTTGACGAGGCAATAAATGCCTTCAACTCAGCGCTGAAAATAAATCCTCGAATGCGCACATCAAAAACAGGGATAGGCCTTGCTCTGATAAAAAAGGGTGACCTGAAAGGCGCAGAGTCTATTCTTAAAGAGGCTTTAATACTCAATCCCTATCCATCGATGACGCATTATGTACTTGGGCTTGTTTATGAAAAACTTGGAGATTATGAAAAGGCCATAATGCATTACAAAGAAGGCATAAAGACCTATAAGGTGAGGATAGGGAAGGAATGA
- a CDS encoding cytochrome c3 family protein, with protein MKHIIFIFVLSIFIPIMVSHQTFALQTKECTACHISHSGGPVKKPLTELCVTCHRERIEAGEHKVDIIPKFPVPKNLPLTKDGKITCITCHDQHSTDPLMLRMETIILCNQCHKK; from the coding sequence GTGAAACATATTATTTTTATCTTTGTTTTATCAATTTTTATACCAATAATGGTATCTCACCAGACTTTTGCACTCCAGACAAAAGAATGCACAGCATGTCATATATCACATAGCGGGGGACCAGTAAAAAAACCTCTTACTGAACTGTGCGTTACATGCCACAGGGAAAGGATAGAGGCAGGAGAACATAAGGTTGACATCATCCCAAAATTTCCTGTGCCTAAAAATCTTCCCCTGACAAAAGATGGAAAAATCACCTGTATTACATGCCATGATCAGCACTCTACAGACCCCTTAATGCTAAGGATGGAAACTATTATTCTGTGCAACCAATGCCATAAGAAGTAA
- a CDS encoding 6-bladed beta-propeller, whose protein sequence is MVYLNSYKGESNFKKKSFFETIIGEAAFSTELQKPYGVTAYGDKIYVTDTQSAVVFVFDIKEQKVSFMGHKDLGKLALPAGVAVSSDGIIFVSDAKQKRVFGYDANGNLKIAIGKKDEFKNPGGIAINNDIGRLYVVDSYGHMIHVYSTKGEPLFTFGKRGDGDGEFNYPSNVAIERKTGNVYIVDTQNFRVQVFDKDGKFIKRFGQIGDVPGTFTRPKGIGIDSEGHIYVADAAFDNLQIFDDKGQILLFIGGPGHEPGYFWLPAGVYVDEKDRVYIVDSFNHRVQVLQYLSEKWKRENPEKYKEYLLK, encoded by the coding sequence TTGGTATATCTTAATAGTTATAAAGGTGAAAGCAATTTTAAAAAGAAGAGTTTCTTCGAGACTATTATTGGAGAGGCAGCATTCAGCACTGAACTCCAGAAGCCTTATGGTGTTACCGCCTATGGTGATAAGATTTATGTTACAGATACGCAGAGTGCTGTTGTATTTGTCTTTGATATAAAGGAGCAAAAGGTAAGTTTTATGGGACACAAGGATCTTGGTAAACTCGCACTTCCAGCAGGTGTTGCTGTTTCATCTGACGGTATTATTTTTGTGTCTGATGCAAAACAAAAGAGGGTTTTTGGTTATGATGCAAATGGGAATCTGAAGATAGCCATTGGGAAAAAGGATGAGTTTAAAAATCCGGGAGGCATTGCTATAAACAATGATATTGGAAGGCTCTATGTAGTTGACAGTTATGGGCATATGATTCATGTGTATTCTACCAAGGGTGAACCACTCTTCACCTTTGGTAAGAGAGGAGATGGCGATGGAGAATTCAACTATCCATCTAATGTTGCTATAGAAAGAAAAACAGGCAATGTCTATATAGTGGATACTCAGAACTTCAGGGTGCAAGTTTTTGACAAAGATGGAAAATTTATAAAAAGATTTGGACAGATCGGTGATGTGCCGGGTACTTTTACAAGACCAAAGGGTATTGGCATAGACAGTGAAGGACATATTTATGTAGCTGATGCAGCATTTGATAACCTGCAGATATTTGATGATAAAGGGCAGATACTTCTTTTTATTGGAGGTCCTGGACACGAGCCCGGATACTTCTGGCTTCCAGCAGGTGTATATGTGGATGAAAAAGACAGGGTGTATATTGTTGATTCCTTTAACCACAGGGTGCAGGTGCTTCAATATCTGAGTGAAAAGTGGAAGAGGGAAAATCCTGAAAAATATAAAGAATACCTGCTGAAATAG
- a CDS encoding 6-bladed beta-propeller — MITHKMLFAKILPQKIEQVKIKKQVKVKVEVKKNKQKTTSLTLALALTLTCLLFSCAPKTEQIELFWPQPPDEPRIKWVGWIRGEKDVVGETGKDWLMRSVIGEGTDVLLARPYSVFASNGRIYVADTGGSKVAIYDTINKKVQYIGKKAGIGSLSKPIGVAVDSEGNIYVTDSLQDRVIVYNQNGDYKYTLNKKGQFKQPTGIAINESLGRIYVVDTHKHNVTVMNKNGDALFEFGKRGSNEGEFNYPGNIYVDKQGLVYVSDTLNFRVQIFDADGRFIKQIGAIGDTPGRLARPKGVAVDSDGNIYIVDAAFNNVQIFDKQGNLLLFFSSMGIGPGKLWLPAGMHIDEKDTIYIADQLNRRIAIFQYIKK; from the coding sequence ATGATAACCCATAAAATGTTATTTGCAAAAATCTTACCACAAAAAATAGAACAGGTAAAGATAAAAAAACAGGTTAAGGTCAAGGTTGAGGTTAAGAAAAACAAACAGAAAACTACTTCCTTAACATTAGCCTTAGCCTTAACCTTAACCTGTCTTTTGTTTTCTTGTGCTCCTAAGACAGAGCAGATCGAATTATTCTGGCCCCAGCCGCCTGACGAGCCAAGGATTAAGTGGGTGGGATGGATAAGGGGAGAGAAGGATGTCGTTGGAGAAACAGGCAAGGATTGGTTGATGAGGTCTGTGATTGGTGAGGGCACAGATGTGCTACTTGCAAGGCCATACAGTGTCTTTGCTTCAAATGGCAGGATTTATGTGGCAGACACAGGAGGATCTAAAGTAGCAATATACGACACTATTAATAAGAAAGTGCAATACATAGGTAAAAAAGCAGGTATTGGTAGTCTCAGTAAGCCAATTGGTGTGGCTGTAGATAGTGAAGGCAATATTTATGTAACTGACTCGTTACAGGATAGAGTTATAGTCTATAACCAAAATGGTGACTACAAATACACACTTAATAAAAAAGGACAATTCAAACAGCCAACAGGAATAGCTATCAATGAATCTCTTGGAAGAATATATGTAGTTGATACGCATAAGCACAATGTTACTGTAATGAATAAAAATGGTGATGCACTCTTTGAATTTGGCAAGAGGGGGAGTAATGAGGGTGAATTTAATTATCCCGGTAATATTTATGTTGATAAGCAAGGGTTGGTTTATGTTAGCGACACTCTGAACTTTAGGGTGCAGATATTTGATGCTGATGGTAGATTTATTAAGCAGATAGGAGCGATCGGCGACACACCCGGAAGGCTTGCAAGGCCAAAAGGTGTTGCAGTTGACTCTGATGGAAATATATATATAGTGGATGCTGCATTTAATAATGTTCAGATATTTGATAAACAAGGGAATTTACTACTCTTCTTCAGTTCAATGGGTATAGGACCCGGTAAATTATGGCTTCCAGCAGGCATGCATATAGATGAAAAAGACACCATTTATATAGCTGACCAATTAAACAGGCGCATAGCCATATTCCAATACATTAAAAAATAG